A DNA window from Drosophila sechellia strain sech25 chromosome X, ASM438219v1, whole genome shotgun sequence contains the following coding sequences:
- the LOC116802089 gene encoding uncharacterized protein LOC116802089 → MSYPRCTLRPMLPSSRRGCRNSSPAAPKEPKKPPVRTELPSGWETMHPATILCIMRPGLSYSDYGSSGDNTTGMQHLGITVDNQEFHAHADPRRSPVSTWRESVQLSVRHKLRLRRHRLRHQLQPQTPTGRQQHTSPTRLS, encoded by the exons ATGTCGTACCCGAGATGCACCCTTCGGCCAATGCTGCCCAGCAGCCGGAGGGGATGCCGGAACTCCAGTCCCGCCGCGCCGAAGGAACCAAAGAAGCCGCCAGTGCGTACGGAGCTACCCTCTGGCTGGGAGACCATGCACCCGGCGACCATTCTTTGCATT ATGCGCCCGGGACTCAGCTACTCGGACTACGGGTCATCTGGCGACAATACCACCGGCATGCAGCATCTGGGAATCACGGTGGACAACCAGGAATTCCACGCCCACGCAGATCCAAGAAGATCGCCCGTCTCAACGTGGCGTGAAAGTGTGCAACTCTCTGTTCGGCACAAACTTCGCCTACGGCGACACCGCTTAAGACACCAACTCCAACCGCAGACTCCAACTGGCCGACAGCAACACACCTCGCCAACACGCCTCTcttaa
- the LOC116802012 gene encoding uncharacterized protein LOC116802012 isoform X1, which translates to MVSVGQRVAFLSTHWTSPLPLLTNRLTLSQTQNPNATVKPLIQMPLQAANVQEQQSPPVASYPTPATPVAVQQPSTLVPVQVPNSSVQQQNPDADAIASKLALPVIIKEELISVDDEPSVDIIEDNTSASGIGGKIPFKKIFQKRKKSSERTRDKKLRRNRQLRKSMLPKNALMALTRLRA; encoded by the exons ATGGTTTCCGTTGGCCAGCGAGTCGCTTTTCTGTCGACCCACTGGACCAGCCCGTTGCCTTTGCTAACTAATCGGTTAACTCTTTCGCAAACGCAGAATCCCAATGCCACCGTCAAGCCTTTGATCCAAATGCCGTTGCAGGCCGCCAatgtccaggagcagcagtctcCTCCGGTGGCTTCATATCCGACACCGGCCACTCCGGTGGCTGTTCAGCAGCCATCGACTCTTGTCCCCGTTCAAGTGCCGAACTCGTCCGTCCAACAGCAAAATCCGGATGCGGACGCCATCGCCTCGAAGCTGGCCTTGCCAGTTATCATCAAGGAGGAGCTGATCTCTGTCGACGATGAACCGTCCGTCGACATTATAGAGGACAATACCAGTGCCAGCGGCATCGGGGGCAAGatcccatttaaaaagatcttCCAAAAGCGGAAGAAGTCGTCTG AACGCACTCGGGACAAGAAGCTGCGACGGAATCGCCAGCTGCGCAAGTCCATGCTCCCCAAAAACGCTCTGATGGCCCTCACGAGGTTAAGGGCGTGA